DNA sequence from the Alkaliphilus metalliredigens QYMF genome:
TAATTCCATTTTCGACAATGCACTTTAGGTTTCATCAATAGGTACGATAAGAATAAATTCAGTTCCTTTACCCACTTCGCTATTGACTTTAATTCTTCCATTTAAAGAAAGTACAATATGCTTTACGATGGCCAAACCTAATCCAGTACCACCAACCTTACGTGTTCTCGCTTTATCAACACGATAAAAGCGTTCAAAAAGACGTGGGATATCCTTTTTGGGGATCCCAACCCCACAATCTTTAACTGAGAACACTACATGATTATACTTCTTATAGGCTGAAATCTGAACTCGCCCACCTTCTGATGTGTATTTCAAGGCATTATCAATTAAATTGATGAACATTTGTTTAAACCAGTCTTGATTTCCTATTAGTATGGGCAGATTTAACTCGACTTGCGATCCCAAACGAATACTTTTATTTTGGGCAATGGGTGTCATCATTTCAATTACATCCTTAAGGGCTTCATTAGTTTTAATTCCTTGGCCGGCTAAATGGCTATGATTGTTTTCTATTTCAGAGAGGGTTAAAATATCGTTAATTAAGCGTGCTAGTCTTTCAGTTTCAATGTCAATAATATCTAAAAAACGCATTTTTGTTTCTTCATCCTCAATGGCTCCAGATTTTAGAGTCTCAATAAAGCCACTGATAGACGTTAAGGGTGTTTTTAATTCATGAGAGACATTAGCTACAAACTCAGAACGCATTTTTTCTAGCTTTCTAATCTCACTTACATCCTCCATTAACGCAACGAGACCAATAATCCTTGTTGGATCATGCTCTAGCTGAATTGGATTAGTATACACCTTCAGAATTCTTTCCTTCGGTTCCTTAAGTGTCACTTCAATTTGTTTTGCCTCATTTTTTTCAAATATTTCTTTAATTTGTTCATCCAATAAATTATTTCTAATGACTTCAAGTATATGCTTTCCCATAGCCTCTTCCATCGTAGTGTTAAACAATTTTTCTGCAGCAGGGTTTAATAAAATGACCTGACTTTTGTTATCCACTGCTACGATCGGATTAATAATACTTGTTAAAAGGGCTTTGAACTTTGTATTACTCTGTGATAGTTGACTAATGGTATGCTTTAAGTGATCTGCCATATCGTTAAAATGATCTCCTAGTTGCCCCATTTCATCGTTAGAAACAACACGAACCCGCTTGTCAAAGCGTCCTTTTGCAATTTCATTAGACATTTCTGTCATTTCCTTAATTGGCTCCATGATCTTTCGAATAAAACGATATCCTAGTATTGATGCCGCAATTAGGCCAATAATTATAGAGATTCCAATATAATAATAAAGCCTTTCATTGATTCGTTGAATTTCTAATAAATTGATGGCTAGCCTGACAATTCCAATGTTTTCTTCACTAAATTGTACAGGGATGGCAATGTACATCATATCTATATTAACTGTTTCACTATGACGTATTGCTCTCCCAAGTCCGTCCTCATAAGCCATTTGAACTTCTGGTCGATTTCTGTGGTTCTCAATAACCCCTTCAGCAGCTAATGAATCCGCCAGTACTTCTCCACTTTGGTCTATAATTGTCACCCGCACCTCAGCTTTGCTACCGTACTCTTCTGCAATTCGTTGTAATTCAGCTGGTTTTAAATCCACTTCCTTCTCCATAATAAAGGATTCAATGAGCTTGGCATTGGAAATCAGGCGTCTCTCTAACTCGTTCATATGACTAGTTCGAATCAGACTTAATGAAAGAAATCCCGTTAAGAGAATCCCTATGAGCAAGAGAATCACAAAGGTCCCAAATATCTTTTTTTGCATTTCTTCACCTACTTCATCTTATATCCGACGCCCCTAATGGTTTCAATATATTCACCACTTTGGTCGTCACCTATTTTCTTCCTAAGGTGGCGAATATGTACATCTACAGTACGGGTTTCCCCAAAGTAATCATATCCCCATACTTCATCTAATAACAGGTTTCTTGATAGTACCTTACCTCTGTTTTCTGCTAAAATTCTAACCAGCTCAAATTCTTTTAATGTGAGCTCAATTGGTTGATCCTTTATTCGAACCTCATGCTTTTCAGTGTCAATCATCAAATCCTTGACTACCAGTTTAATTGCTCTCACTGTTTGTTTTTCTTCACTTCTTCTTAAAACTGCCTTGATGCGAGCAACCAATTCTCGTATGCTAAAGGGCTTCGTCATATAATCATCAGCGCCTAGCTCTAACCCTAAAATGCGGTCAGTTTCTTCACCCATAGCCGTTAGCATGATAATTGGTGTTTTGTCATAATCGTCCATTCTTCTAATTCGCTTGCAAACCTCTATCCCATCTATTCCTGGTAACATTAAGTCTAACACAATTAAGTCCACATCATTGTTTTTCACCAACTCAATACTTTCTTCTCCATTATCACTTGTCAATACTGAAAAACCATTTTTCTCCAAGTTAAACTTAATTAATTCAATAATATGCTCCTCATCATCTACAACCAATATATTCTTCCCGTTCATTTAGAAGCCTCCTTTTTACTTTAATTGGATAAGAGCCGCCATTCGCCCCGTTACACCTTTTTCCTTTCGATGAGAGTAAAATAGATCTGTTCGACAAGCAGTACAAAGACCACTTGTTATTATATTTCTATCTTGTACACCAATTTCCTTCAAGGCAACAATGTGTGCCCGCCACAGATCCAACATATATTTGCCTTCTCCCATTGGTTTTACAAAGGTAGCTGTCTGTGTAAAGTTTGTGTTAAATTCATCAATGACCTCTTTGTTCACTTCATAACAGCAAGGACCAATTGATGGTCCAATGGCAACAATAACATTTTGAGGATTTGTTCCAAAGTGTGTCATCATTTTTTTCACGGTTTTTTGAGCAATTTTCATCTGTGTTCCTCTCCAGCCACCATGCGTCGTTGCTACCACTCTATGGTCTGGATCCACGAAAAACAAGGGTACACAATCAGCATAATAAGTCATCAGTGGGACACCTCTTTGATTGGTGATCATGCCATCAAAACCATCTGTTCCGTCACCTGTTTTACAGGATTCTCCTACAATCTTGATTTGATCTCCATGAACTTGATTTGATCTCTGTACCTGACTTGGGTTGATACCCACTGCTTCACAAAAGTGCTTGGTATTTTCAATAACAGTCTCATAATCGTCCTTGGTTTTACGCCCTAGATTCAAACTATCATAGGGGCCTTCACTCTTCCCTCCAATTCTCGTGCTAAAACCATGTTTTAGCCATTCAAATTGTTGAAACGCTTCAATCTCAAAATAAGTAACACCTTCTTTGATAATTTGTACAAATGACATATTGTCCCCTCCTATACCCGAAGATAAAATCTCTTTTGATAAAATAAAGAGCAAGAGATTTAACTCCTGCCCTCACGCTGTCCCTGCTTAACTATATATTAAGCTTCTTCTGGTTTTTCTTTTAGAAGCTTTTTTAACTCATCCATAAATGTATTGATATCTTTAAATTCCCTATAGACTGAAGCAAATCTCACATAGGCCACTTCATCTAACTGCTTTATCTGATCTATCACTAATGTGCCAATAAATTCCGTTGTAATTTCCTTTTCCATAGAGTTGTATAACTGCTTTTCGATATGATCTACAATGGCTTCAATTTTATTTAATGGCACAGGCCGTTTTTCACAGGCCCGAATCATACCATTTAAAACTTTGTTTCGGTTAAATGATTCACGGTTTCCGCTTTTTTTGACAACAATTAAGGGGATTTCTTCGATTTTTTCATAAGTCGTAAATCGCTTATGACATGATACACACTCTCTTCTTCGTCTAATTGCTTGTCCTTCATCAGTTGGTCTTGAATCAACTACCTTAGATTCAAAATGTGAACAAAAGGGACAGTTCATCAACTCACCTCCCATTTTTTTATGACACTGTCATAACCTATATGTTTTCATTATAATATAGACCTTATGGGAAGTCTATTCCTTTTTATTTAATCGCTTTGATCGGATAAAACCCTTCATCGTCGTTCTCCACTCTTGGTTCTACTGGCCCTTTTATCTCAACCAATATCACATCAACACCAATATGTTTAATTTCACCCCAAGTCACCTCTTGCTCTTCTTCTTTTCCAAATAACCCCATCATTCTTCCTTCAATAGGTACAATAATGGCAGTGACCCTTCCTCTTTCCATATCCACTTCTAAGTCTGAAATATAGCCGAGCTTTTTGCCATCTGTGATACTCACTACTTCTTTCTCCGTTAAATCTGATGCTCTTATCATCGTTTGTCCCCCTTTGCATTAAACAATTACTTGACTTTGTTATTTACAAACTCTTAGTAGGTAGATCATTAACTCCCTCTAGATTAAGTCTCATTATATATTTATGGACTTCCTGTCTTCTTTATGACACTGTTATGGTAAATTTCTTTTAGACTACTAAAGAGAACTCCCTTATATGTTTTTACGCATATGCTTTAAAGCAGTTTTTTCAAGTCTAGAAACTTGTGCTTGTGAAATTCCAATTTCGTCTGCCACTTCCATTTGTGTTCGTCCTTCAAAAAAGCGTAAATTCAAAATATGCTTTTCTCGATTATTTAACCTCCTCATGGCTTCTCTTAATGCAATACCATCGATCCAGGTTTCATCTTCACTTTTTTCGTCACGGATCTGATCCATTACAAAAATTGCATCTCCACTATCATGGTAAATTGGTTCAAACAATGATACTGGATCTTGTATTGCATCTAAAGCAAACACCACATCTTCTCTAGGTATATTTAGATTCGCTGCAATCTCAGCTACAGAAGGTTCCTTAGATTTCTGATTTGTCAACTGATCTCTAACTTGTAATGCCTTATAAGCAGTGTCTCTTAGAGAACGACTCACCCGTATGGAGTTATTATCTCTTAGGTACCTTCTGATTTCTCCAATGATCATTGGTACTGCATATGTAGAAAATCTAACATTATGCCTCAAGTCAAAATTATCAATGGCTTTGATCAAGCCAATACATCCCACTTGAAACAAATCATCTACATGTTCCCCTCTATTATTAAATCTTTGTATCACACTTAGAACTAATCGCAGATTACCCTGGATAAACTCCTCTCTAGCACTGTTATCCCCTTGTTTAATAAGACCAAAGAGATGTCTCATATAATCATTTTTCAATACTGGTAATTCTGATGTGTTTACTCCGCAAATTTCCACTTTGTTAATATGCATTGTTCTTCTCCAGTCCCTTCGCTATGAATTACCCCTTTTCTTATTTAAATTATTGACGAATTATCTAAAAAAAATAATCATCCGAGGACGATTATTTTAAATCAAACGATTAATTTCTTTTTTTAGCCTGATTATGATTCGTTTTTCCAGTCTTGAAATATAAGATTGAGATATTCCCAGGAGATCAGCCACTTCTTTTTGTGTTCTCTCCTTTCCTGTTTGTAGTCCAAATCTCAGTTCCATTATTTTCCTTTCCCTTTTGGACAGTTTTTTAAGTGCGAACTTCAATAATTCCTTATCTACCTCTTCTTCTAAGAATTTATAAATAATATCATTATCAGTTCCTAAAATATCCGAAAGTAGTAATTCATTCCCATCCCAATCAATGTTCAATGGCTCATCAAATGAGACTTCCATTTTGACTTTGCTATTTCTTCTGAGATACATCAAAATTTCATTTTCGATACATCGAGAAGCATAGGTTGCTAGCTTGATATTCTTGTCCGGATTAAAGGTATTAACAGCTTTAATGAGGCCAATGGTTCCTATGGAAATTAGATCCTCTACACCAATTCCTGTATTTTCAAATTTTCTTGCAATATACACGACTAACCTCAAATTTCTTTCTATTAATATGGTTCGAACGGTACTTTCATCATTCTTCAGCTTATTGATCAGAAACCGCTCTTCATCATGGGATAATGGAGGCGGCAGCGCCTCACTGCCTCCAATATAATAGACAGTATCTTCTCTAAATATATTTAGTTTTTTTAGTATCTTCATGACATAAAACTGATACATCATTTTAATTTTACTTATCCATAATTTCACCTTGTCTACCTCCAATGCTTTAATTAGTCAATTTACACTAAATCGGGGTGCAGTAATGCCCGATAATCCTCGTTCTTAGAGAGTTTTTTATGGTAAATTGCAATGATCGTGTCCTGAGTCTCCTTCATTATTGAATTGTTTTCAATCGAAACACGATCCGGCTTGAAACCAACTAACATGCCATTTTCCGTTCCCAATGCCTGAAAAGGAATCATTCTAATTCTTGTCATCCATGATTGATTATCTAATAATAGGGCAACTTGTTTATAATCAATTGTAGTTGACTGGTTGAATATTCTTTTAACCTCTTCCGGCAGTAAGTTAGTAATGGCTTCATATTCAACAATGATGACAGGGTAGTTAGTCAGTGGATCTGTTAAGGAGTTTCCTGTATCTACTAATCCTTGAACTTCTACTGAGATTCCATTGATTTCTATCAATATCTTAGTAAAAACTTTTTCTCTACTAATCTGTTTTTGTATATATCCCCAACAAAAATGAATTAATATATACCCAATCCCACAGGAAACTAAGATGTTTTTAAGCGAGACATTAGTGATGTAAAAAATGCCATTGCTGACTATTCCATTAAAATTAGTAAAATAAAACAGAGCAAATCCAGCCCCTCCAAATATTAGAGTAATTAAATAAAAAATCCCTAATAGTCTAAAAAAATCCTTGAATCGATAAGGCGAAAACGCTACCACAATAATCAACATAGAGCACGCTACCTTCATCATCATGGAGAACATGAAGTGAAGAGAAGGAAAAAAAATAATAAATGCATATAAAGCGCCTAATGACGATGCCAATACCAATAAAAGCTTTTTACTCTGATATTTGGCAAATCGAGCTGTTAATGAAAGAATAATAAAGTTCATTACAAAATTCTCTAAAAATACATACTCAGCATAAAGAATCACATCATTCCCTCCTCTTTAAGGGACACAATCCTATTATTATACAATTATTCAATTTTGAAATGCTTTATGTCTATTATATTGGATCTCGTACTTTTTTTTTGTCACTTTATGAAGTCGAAATGGTACTTTGTCCCTCGTATTTCTGAATTTTTTGTTGAACGATAATTTTTGTTTACATAATATGTTTACAGGAAACAGGACAACAAAAGACCTGTATTTAATACAGATCTTTGTAGTTTACTATCTTATTGAGTTTTTGTGGATAATGTAAATTTTGTTAACTATATATCTATTTCTTTCTTCTTAAAAAAATTGGAATATCTAGATCATCATTGCGCTCACTTTTTAACTTGTCTTCCTTTGTAGCTGCCACCTCTTCATCTTGAGAGAGTGGGTTTTTCTTTTCGTCTCTAGGATCCTTAGATAATAAGCTTTTTTCAAAGCCTGTTGCAATAACTGTAATGCGAATTTCATCCTTTAACTCTTCGTCGATCACAGCACCAAAGATAATATTTGCGTCTTCGTCGGCTGCCTCAGTAACCAACTCAGCAGCTTCATTTACTTCAAATAATCCCATATTTGCACCACCAGTAATATTTAAGAGGACTCCCTTTGCCCCCGTAATGGAAGTTTCTAGCAGCGGACTTTGAATCGCTTGTTTTGCTGCTTCCGCAGCACGATTTTCTCCACTAGCTCGTCCGATTCCCATATGTGCTAAACCTTGCTCAAGCATTATGGTTTTGACATCTGCAAAGTCTAGGTTAACAAGTCCAGGTACTGCAATCAAATCCGAAATACCTTGAACTCCTTGCTTTAAGACGTCATCTGCCATTCTAAAGGCTTCTAGCATTGTTGTTTTCTTTTCAATCACTTGTAGCAATCGATCATTAGGAATGGTCACTAGGGTGTCCACACGTTCCTTTAGTTGCGCTGTTCCTTGCTCCGCATGTAACATTCTTCTTTTTCCTTCAAATGTAAAGGGCTTCGTGACAACTCCTACAGTCAAAATTCCCAATTCTTTGGCTATTTCAGCAACAACAGGAGCAGCTCCTGTTCCTGTTCCACCACCCATTCCAGCAGTCACAAATACCATATCTGCGCCTTGCAGTATTTGAGAAATATCCTCTCTGCTTTCTTCAGCAGCCTTTTGTCCAACATCTGGATTTGCACCTGCCCCTAATCCTCTTGTCAGTTTTTCTCCAATTTGGATTTTATGCTCTGCCTTAGAAGTAAATAAAGCTTGTTTATCTGTGTTAATCGCAATAAATTCTACACCTTTTAAGCCGGATTCAATCATTCGGTTAACAGCATTATTTCCTGCACCACCAACACCTATGACTTTAATTTGTGCAAATTGTTCCATGGCAACATCAAATTCTAACACAGTCTATTACCCCCTCATTATGTAAATAAATTTTTCGCGTTTATTATCGTTTCTTCATCTATCAATATCCTTTTTACTGTATCATAGGTTAAGATTATAATCTATGGGTCAAAGGGCTATTAAAAGTACTATAGACTTATTCAACAAAAAGACTCTATTTCCTTTTTTTCAATCATATTAAAGTGGAAAAATAAAAAAACTATTCCGTTGAATTAGATCCAGAACGTAATCGTTCCAATAAGTATCGCCGTATCATGGCAAAATTATGGAATAATCTACCTCCAAATGCAAATATAGCTGCATAATACAATGGTACCCCTAGCTTATCTCCTATATAGGCAAGAAAACCTGCTAATATCGCATTACCAAAAAAACCAGAAACAAATATTTCTGTATTAAATTTATCCTCCATATTGGCTCTAATTGCGCCAAATACAGAATCCATACATGCTAGAATTGCAACAGAAATGTACAGAGAGTATGCCACAGGGTATTGAATCGGCAAGTAGAGTCCAAGTAAAATCCCCCCCAGTAAACCAACCAGTGCTAAAATCATTTTCTATTCACCTTCCTTTGGTATCGCATAGTTAAATTGAGTGCTACCTTGAAATTTTGCAATTCTGACTCGCTCACTAACCTGTGTTTCAATACCTAATCCCCAAATGTCCCTTAAGTTAATTGCAGTTGTACCCGGAGCCCTTACAGCCGCAGCTAGTGTTTGTGTATCTCCAATGGCTCTAATAACAAATGGCTGTCCATAGGTATATCCATTAATTGTAATGGTTGGGCCTGTGCAAATAATTTCTGATTTACTAGTGAGTATTTGACCATTTATTGAGATAGCTTCAGCTCCAGCGATCTTTAAATCATTGACAATACCCAGTACATCGGCTTCATGAATCACCACATCGTTAGGCTCTTCTCCTTCGTACAAGTCCCTCTCGCTATCAGTCATACGGACTGTCACGCCGGGTCCTTCTAAGTCTATCATACCTGATGTCAACATCATATTATCAATTTCAGCCTCTAAAATATCTTGAATCCCTTTTCCATCAGCGATAGCTTGTTCATATTCATTTAAACGGTTTTCACTTTGTACGACTAATGCTCTTAGGTTATTAGTCCGTTCCAGTTCCGTTTTAACAGCATTTTGCAAATCAGAAATTGTCCTAATATCTACATGTTCATATTCAGCATCTGCATTTTTCCACTGAAAAGTTAAACCAAATCCAAATAGGAAAAAGGTAAAAATGATAATCCAACTTTTGTTTGCCATTTTCATAGTAGACCCCCATTATCTATTCATACTACAGATTTTCTATGGGCTTAGCAAATTGATAATCGATAACTCTGCTGTATCTGGGAATTGTCAACTCACTTTCCTTCCGAACTTCTATATTCAATCTTTCATAGTGCTGTCGAATTTCCCATATGATTCCATATCTCATATTTAAGGATGATTCCAAATCTTCTGGACTCCCAATTGCAGTAATCATAAAAGGTGGTGACGTTGGTACATCGTTGATCATCACGCTATTTGATGTCAAATAAACTTCAGTAGTTGCAATATATCGTTGATTATTAATTGAAATTGCTTCTGCTCCAGCAGCATTAAGTACATTAATTAGGGATAATAAAATTTCATAGTTATACATAATCAAGCTGACTTCTCCAGTGCCAGCATATTCAGCATCTGCTGGGGGGTCTGCAATCGTAATGCTCACTCCTGGACCCTGTAGTGCTTTGCTTCCTGACATGATTTGAAAACGATCTAAATCATTCCTCAAGTTTCTAATAATCAAATTTTCATCCGCCTCAGAAATCTCATATTCACGAAGTCTTTTTTCCAGCTCTGTTAACTCTTCATTAAGACGGGTTCTCTCACCACGCAATTCACTTAATTGCATAGCCAGTTCTTGAGCTTTGTGTGTAGATAAAAACCCTTCCCCTTCTCTATCCCTAACAGTTTTAAGCTGCATTGAAATGGTTAATCCTAAAATAGCACATAGGATTCCCACCGCAAGCTTCCCTTTAAATGCCTTCATCACTCTTCATCTCCTTGTTCCCTTTGGTCCTTTACTGAAATATGACCCTCATAACGCATATCTACTGTTGCGCTGCGAATTCCACGTGTATACAATTCAACTAATACTTCATCTAAGGCCACCATGCTATACCCTGGATCTCTAACATTACCTAATAGTACGGTTATCCCATCAAATGTAATTAAATTAACCTCATTAGGTTCACTAATATTCACTTCAGAAATCATATCATAAATTGTCGTTTCCCTAGCAGCCCTTAAAAGTCCTAATGCAATTTCAAGCTGTTCATCATTATGGGTTTCGATTATTTCTCCTACTTTGAAGTTCTTCAACTCTATCCCTGTAATAATGGTTAGATCGTCTGCCAGATAGCTGTCAATAGCCTTTAAAATTACCGTGTTCTCGTCTATATAGATATACGATCCCATATAGGTTATTATAGCATATTCCTCACGCTCCTTCACATGAATTTTCATGGTGTTAGGAAAGCTCCGTTTCACTTGTGTTTCACTTATATAAGGATGGGCGGTGATGTTCTTTTCAATTGTTTCCAAGTTATATTTCAGTAAGTTTCGATTATAAACTAATTGAGATGCCTCGATGATTTCTTCAAAATTAATTTCATTCTGACCTTGTACTTCAACATGTTTTAAGTTCATTAAGTCTGACTGTAAAATATAGTATATTCCTGATAAAATAATAATAATTGCAAATAAGATAGATGTTAGTGTTCTTTTTAGCTTCCTACGAACTACTCGTTTTTTACGATAACCCTCATTAATCGGCATTTGAACTCCCTTCCTTCACCTTCGGTGTCTAGCTTGTCCCTCATCCGAACAATGAAAGTGCAGCCCATACTTAGCTGCTTGCTTTCATTTTTCTTTTATACCTTTGTAATTTGTGCACCCACTTGTTGCAATACTTCATGAATATCATCATACCCTCTATCCACATGTTTTGCATTTTCAATAATTGTTGTTCCTTCTGCAGCTAAGCCAGCAATAATGAGTGCTGCCCCACCTCTTAAGTCCTTTGCCGACACAGTGGCTCCAGTTAATTTAGGAACCCCTCTTATAATGGCTACACGGCCATCCACCTTAATATTTGCTCCCATTCGAATTAATTCCTCTGCATGCTTATAACGGTTTTCAAAAATATTTTCAGCAAAAACACTGATGCCATCTCCCATAGTCATTAAGGCCATCATCTGTGATTGCATATCCGTAGGAAATCCAGGATAAGGTAGGGTTCTTATGGAGTCAATGGCTTTTAGTTTAGTAGGACTCACTAATTGAACTGATTGATTGGAACACGTGATGTTACATCCAGCTTCCCTTAATTTGTATATGACTGATTGTATATGCTCTGGTATCACATTAGATAATGTAACTTTTCCTTTAGTAGCCGCTGCGGCTGCCAGATAGGTACCTGCCACAATACGATCGGGAATAATCCTGTGTTCTACACTATGGAGTTTCTTAACTCCTTCAATGTAAACTGTGGCACTTCCTGCCCCTGAAACCTTTCCACCCATTGCATTTAAAAAGTTTTCTAAATCCAAAATTTCTGGCTCTCTGGCAGCATTTCTAATAATTGTCGTACCTTCTGCAAACACCGCTGCCAATATACTGTTTTCCGTGGCTCCGACACTTGGAAAGTCCAATTGAATCTCGCAGCCCTTTAATTGTTTTGCTTCACAGATTAGATACCCATGTTTTTCTTCAATTTTTGTTCCCATTTCTCGCAAGGATTTTAAGTGTAAGTCAATGGGCCTAGGGCCAATTTCACATCCTCCAGGATAGCTAATCTTAATCTTACCACAACGAGATAATATAGCACCTAAGATAATAATGGAAGATCTCATTTCTCTAACTAGGTGTTCAGGAATTTCATGATTATCTAACTCACTTGAGTCGACAATCATGGTATTCCCTTCTCTTTTCACATGACAACCCACGGATTCTAAAATACCTGTCATGACTTTTACATCGGATAAGTTTGGTATATCATGAATCACATTGAGAGAACCATTTAATACAGTTGCTGCTAATATGGGTAAAACCGAGTTTTTTGCCCCACTTACGCGCATCTCCCCCTCTAGCTTCTTCCCACCTTCAATGATAAAGCGACTCATCATTTAGCACCTCCAGCATGAAATCTATCTATATTCATCCAAATGATGGTTGATCATCATATGTCTGAAAAAACAAATATATAACCATACTATGCTAAATTTCTGGAGGTGTGTCACTTTTCTATTTTCAACTTTTGATCATTGAAATGACTTCGGCATAGATCATTTCTAAAGCTTGAGTCTTGGCTGAAAGAGCGCTAGCCTTTGCCATTTGCTCTAGCCGCTTTTTATCACTTAACAGACCCGTTATTTCCAAGTAAAGCCGATCGGCGTTTAATACTTCTTCCTTAATCATAATCGCTGCACCTTTCTCTTCCAGCGCCTTGGCATTAAATTCTTGATGATTTCCTGCGGTATAGGATTTAGGGATGATAATCGCTGGTTTTCCTACGGCGGTAACTTCAGCAATGGTGATGGCACCTGCACTACAGATCAACAAGTCACATGCTTTAAGGGCATGCGGCATATTTGTTAAATAAGGAAGCACATCATTATAGCGTAAAGTATCTTGTTTTTTTCCTAGCTGCAGTTTGATTGTTTCGAAGTGTCTTTGTCCCGTCACCAATAGGATCTTGAAATCGTTATTTGGATGCTTCTTAAGTAGATTTACCACAGTCTCATTGATTCTCGCAGCACCTCCACTTCCTCCCACCACGAGAATCAGGTGTTTTTTACTTCCTGAGTTATATTTTTGTGTGGCTTCTTCTTGACTGATTTCTAAGAATTCTCTTCGAATTGGATTGCCTGTTATAATAAGCTTTTCCTTGCTCTTGAAGTACCGCTCTGCTTCTTCAAAGCTTAGGGCAATTCGATCTACATAGTTTCCTAGTACCCTATTTGTGAGCCCTGGAAACACATTTTGCTCATGGATTAATGTCTTATAGCCTAATTTGGTGGCCATATAAAGTACTGGCCCACAAACAAATCCTCCAGTCCCGATAACCACATCTGGATTAAAATCCTTAATTAATCTTCTTGCCTCCACTAATCCCTTAATCAACTTCGCAATACTCTTTACATTATGAAAAGAAATTTTCCTTCTCAAATAACTCACTGTAATATGTTTGATTTCGTAGCCCGCCTTTGGTATCAGTTCACTTTCTAGTCCTTTGGCTGTTCCGACAAATTGTATTTTTGCCTGGGGATGTTT
Encoded proteins:
- the sigG gene encoding RNA polymerase sporulation sigma factor SigG, which translates into the protein MHINKVEICGVNTSELPVLKNDYMRHLFGLIKQGDNSAREEFIQGNLRLVLSVIQRFNNRGEHVDDLFQVGCIGLIKAIDNFDLRHNVRFSTYAVPMIIGEIRRYLRDNNSIRVSRSLRDTAYKALQVRDQLTNQKSKEPSVAEIAANLNIPREDVVFALDAIQDPVSLFEPIYHDSGDAIFVMDQIRDEKSEDETWIDGIALREAMRRLNNREKHILNLRFFEGRTQMEVADEIGISQAQVSRLEKTALKHMRKNI
- the nrdR gene encoding transcriptional regulator NrdR; this encodes MNCPFCSHFESKVVDSRPTDEGQAIRRRRECVSCHKRFTTYEKIEEIPLIVVKKSGNRESFNRNKVLNGMIRACEKRPVPLNKIEAIVDHIEKQLYNSMEKEITTEFIGTLVIDQIKQLDEVAYVRFASVYREFKDINTFMDELKKLLKEKPEEA
- a CDS encoding YlmC/YmxH family sporulation protein, translated to MIRASDLTEKEVVSITDGKKLGYISDLEVDMERGRVTAIIVPIEGRMMGLFGKEEEQEVTWGEIKHIGVDVILVEIKGPVEPRVENDDEGFYPIKAIK
- a CDS encoding response regulator encodes the protein MNGKNILVVDDEEHIIELIKFNLEKNGFSVLTSDNGEESIELVKNNDVDLIVLDLMLPGIDGIEVCKRIRRMDDYDKTPIIMLTAMGEETDRILGLELGADDYMTKPFSIRELVARIKAVLRRSEEKQTVRAIKLVVKDLMIDTEKHEVRIKDQPIELTLKEFELVRILAENRGKVLSRNLLLDEVWGYDYFGETRTVDVHIRHLRKKIGDDQSGEYIETIRGVGYKMK
- the sigE gene encoding RNA polymerase sporulation sigma factor SigE → MMYQFYVMKILKKLNIFREDTVYYIGGSEALPPPLSHDEERFLINKLKNDESTVRTILIERNLRLVVYIARKFENTGIGVEDLISIGTIGLIKAVNTFNPDKNIKLATYASRCIENEILMYLRRNSKVKMEVSFDEPLNIDWDGNELLLSDILGTDNDIIYKFLEEEVDKELLKFALKKLSKRERKIMELRFGLQTGKERTQKEVADLLGISQSYISRLEKRIIIRLKKEINRLI
- the pnpS gene encoding two-component system histidine kinase PnpS, coding for MQKKIFGTFVILLLIGILLTGFLSLSLIRTSHMNELERRLISNAKLIESFIMEKEVDLKPAELQRIAEEYGSKAEVRVTIIDQSGEVLADSLAAEGVIENHRNRPEVQMAYEDGLGRAIRHSETVNIDMMYIAIPVQFSEENIGIVRLAINLLEIQRINERLYYYIGISIIIGLIAASILGYRFIRKIMEPIKEMTEMSNEIAKGRFDKRVRVVSNDEMGQLGDHFNDMADHLKHTISQLSQSNTKFKALLTSIINPIVAVDNKSQVILLNPAAEKLFNTTMEEAMGKHILEVIRNNLLDEQIKEIFEKNEAKQIEVTLKEPKERILKVYTNPIQLEHDPTRIIGLVALMEDVSEIRKLEKMRSEFVANVSHELKTPLTSISGFIETLKSGAIEDEETKMRFLDIIDIETERLARLINDILTLSEIENNHSHLAGQGIKTNEALKDVIEMMTPIAQNKSIRLGSQVELNLPILIGNQDWFKQMFINLIDNALKYTSEGGRVQISAYKKYNHVVFSVKDCGVGIPKKDIPRLFERFYRVDKARTRKVGGTGLGLAIVKHIVLSLNGRIKVNSEVGKGTEFILIVPIDET
- the pgeF gene encoding peptidoglycan editing factor PgeF, which codes for MSFVQIIKEGVTYFEIEAFQQFEWLKHGFSTRIGGKSEGPYDSLNLGRKTKDDYETVIENTKHFCEAVGINPSQVQRSNQVHGDQIKIVGESCKTGDGTDGFDGMITNQRGVPLMTYYADCVPLFFVDPDHRVVATTHGGWRGTQMKIAQKTVKKMMTHFGTNPQNVIVAIGPSIGPCCYEVNKEVIDEFNTNFTQTATFVKPMGEGKYMLDLWRAHIVALKEIGVQDRNIITSGLCTACRTDLFYSHRKEKGVTGRMAALIQLK